One Castanea sativa cultivar Marrone di Chiusa Pesio chromosome 4, ASM4071231v1 DNA window includes the following coding sequences:
- the LOC142631593 gene encoding uncharacterized protein LOC142631593: MANLVPGVLLKLLQHMNTDIKVAGEHRSSLLQVVSIVPALAGGELFSNQGFYLKVSDSSHATYVSLPDEHDDLILSDKIQLGQFIHVERLEAASPVPILRGVRPVPGRHPCVGSPEDIVATKSLGFLNNNLSSGLKPGEKVNSPRKLLGNNHVGEKERVRLNGSVKDEQLDKKMGSFSRSKSQPLKPASNVEVKKESLVRLKSLNSRSIPSSPTSCYSLPSSFEKFANGVKQQADIKSGKATAKFGVVEKANAARTTSPLPSGKKLAMGNPIKSFVQGIELGAKALRKSWEGNMEVKGRESSNLRGTKHDPRHEVRNAAPRLSTSSRISTSSRISTTSDRLPSKEENMLQSSTKKSKGEDKVQMSVKKVSANGTLDAQEKPSKQKASVGKKSSDVSSNGLPGNLVKVSLNSRRLTDGSVSWASLPASLAKLGKEVMKHRDAAQVAAIEAMQEASVAESLLRCLSMYSELSTSSKEDNPQPAVEQFLTLHASLNNARMVADSISKTIPCGTFPDHEENLSEEALKVMSDRQKHAACWVQAALATNLSSFAVFSKEPNSTRISAPTQKTIPVNQPILVLENSTKNTSTKTQGKARQTVSSKIAQGTTRRQGDVSANSQKPQAQPPPEWVRGNGLDEAVDLAEMLQLQSQDWFLGFVERFLDADVDTSALSDNGQIAGMLTQLKSVNDWLDQIGSSKDGQETPHISAETIDRLRKKIYEYLLTHVESAAAALGGGSQSSPRIQTTETKVRR; this comes from the exons ATGGCCAATCTTGTTCCTGGTGTACTACTGAAGCTTCTACAGCACATGAATACTGATATAAAGGTTGCTGGAGAGCACAGGTCATCTTTATTGCAAGTTGTGAGCATTGTTCCAGCTCTTGCAGGAGGTGAGTTATTCTCAAATCAAGGTTTTTACCTCAAGGTTTCAGATTCCTCTCATGCCACTTATGTATCTCTACCTGATGAACATGATGATCTAATTCTTAGTGATAAGATTCAGTTGGGTCAGTTTATTCATGTTGAAAGGCTGGAAGCTGCCTCACCGGTCCCAATTCTTCGTGGGGTTAGGCCGGTCCCCGGGCGCCACCCTTGTGTGGGAAGCCCTGAAGATATTGTTGCAACTAAATCATTGGGATTTCTGAACAATAACTTGTCTTCGGGTCTTAAACCTGGAGAGAAAGTGAATTCACCTAGGAAATTATTGGGGAATAATCATGTTGGGGAAAAGGAAAGAGTTAGATTGAATGGTAGTGTTAAAGATGAGCAATTGGATAAGAAAATGGGGTCTTTTAGTAGATCAAAGTCTCAGCCGTTGAAACCGGCATCGAATGTGGAAGTAAAGAAAGAATCTTTGGTGAGATTGAAGTCGTTGAATTCAAGGTCTATTCCTTCATCTCCGACGAGTTGTTATTCCTTGCCGTCTTCTTTTGAGAAGTTTGCAAATGGGGTCAAGCAGCAGGCGGATATAAAGAGTGGGAAGGCAACAGCTAAGTTTGGAGTGGTGGAAAAGGCAAATGCTGCTCGCACGACTAGTCCTCTGCCCTCTGGGAAGAAGTTAGCGATGGGAAACCCGATTAAAAGTTTTGTTCAGGGGATTGAGCTGGGGGCAAAGGCCCTGAGGAAGAGCTGGGAAGGGAACATGGAGGTGAAGGGTAGAGAGAGTTCTAATTTGAGGGGCACCAAACATGATCCAAGGCACGAAGTACGAAATGCT GCTCCTAGACTAAGTACGTCATCAAGGATAAGTACGTCATCAAGAATAAGTACGACAAGTGACAGGTTGCCATCCAAAGAGGAAAATATGTTGCAGTCATCTACAAAGAAATCTAAAGGGGAAGATAAGGTTCAAATGTCTGTAAAGAAAGTTTCTGCAAATGGGACTCTGGATGCTCAAGAAAAACCAAGTAAGCAAAAGGCTTCTGTTGGGAAGAAATCATCAGATGTATCTAGTAATGGACTCCCAGGAAACTTGGTCAAGGTTTCCCTTAATAGTCGAAGATTGACAGATGGAAGTGTTTCATGGGCTTCACTCCCTGCTTCTCTTGCAAAGCTTGGAAAg GAAGTTATGAAGCACAGAGATGCTGCGCAGGTGGCAGCAATAGAGGCTATGCAAGAGGCTTCTGTGGCAGAGAGCTTACTTCGATGTCTAAG CATGTATTCTGAATTAAGTACGTCATCTAAGGAAGATAACCCACAGCCCGCAGTTGAGCAGTTCTTGACTCTTCATGCGAGCTTGAATAATGCTCGCATGGTTGCTgattctatatcaaaaactatTCCATGTGGTACGTTTCCAGATCATGAAGAAAACCTATCAGAAGAAGCACTAAAGGTCATGTCAGACAGGCAAAAACATGCAGCTTGTTGGGTCCAAGCTGCATTGGCAACCAATCTATCATCTTTTGCTGTTTTTAGCAAAGAACCTAACTCAACTCGAATTTCAGCTCCTACCCAAAAGACAATCCCAGTGAATCAACCAATATTAGTCCTAGAAAATTCTACCAAGAATACCTCAACAAAAACCCAAGGCAAAGCCCGCCAGACAGTTAGTTCTAAGATTGCACAAGGAACTACTCGCCGGCAAGGGGATGTTTCAGCCAACAGCCAAAAGCCACAGGCCCAACCTCCACCAGAGTGGGTTAGAGGAAATGGCCTTGATGAGGCAGTTGATTTGGCTGAGATGTTGCAACTGCAGTCCCAGGATTGGTTTTTGGGATTTGTGGAGAGGTTCTTGGATGCTGATGTGGACACCTCGGCATTGTCAGATAATGGTCAAATAGCAGGAATGTTAACTCAGCTCAAGAGCGTGAATGACTGGCTGGACCAAATTGGGTCAAGCAAGGATGGACAAGAAACACCACATATTTCAGCAGAGACAATTGACAGGTTAAGGAAAAAGATATATGAGTATCTTCTTACACATGTTGAATCAGCTGCTGCTGCACTCGGTGGTGGTTCACAATCATcaccaaggatccaaacaacagAAACAAAAGTTAGAAGGTGA